The genomic window TAAGGCATGTCATGATTTTGACCACCAATCGATACGTCAAATTTTATTAGATGCACCTACGCAGTTTAATCCGACCGATGGTATTGAAGATCTTGTTTGGAAATCCAAACAAATCAATTAGCACTATATTGAAGTTAAAACCCGTTACACCAATAAAGGTATTCAAGTGTATAAATATTTAGTCACTGGCGCTAACGGTTTTGTTGGTTCGGCGCTAATGGAGCGTCTATCTGATCAAGCAGTAGCGGCAGTTAGAACAACCAGCAATTCAACATTTATTAATACTAAACACATAGATGATATAAACTCAAACACTGACTGGAGCGACTGCCTAGAAGGTATTGACGTCGTAGTTCATTTAGCGGGCATTGCTAGCAAAAGTGGTTATTCGAGCAATGAATACAACGAGATCAATAATCTAGGAACAGTTAAATTAGCAAAAGATGCTGCAGAGAACGGTGTAAAAAGATTTGTCTTTGTAAGTACTATCGCTGTCATGGGCCTAACAGGCACATTTACTGAAGAATCTGAGGTAAAACCTCAAAATGACTACGCCAAGTCAAAATTAGCTGCGGAACAGGGGCTTCACCAATTAGCATCTGAAACTAACATGGAAATAGTCATTCTTAGACCCACCTTAGTTTATGGTGCCGGGGCAAAAGGTAATTTCGTTGTATTGCAAAAACTAACGGAGCGCCTACCTGTCTTGCCTTTCGCAATGACTAATAATAAACGTAGCTTTATCTCACGTGAGAATCTCGTTGATTTAATCATAACCTGCGCGACAAAAAATGAAGCTGCAGGACAAACATTTTTAGCCTCTGAAGGGCCAGCGCTCTCAACGAAAGAATTTACCAATGCAATCGCAAAAGGATTAAATTCTCGAGTGACTCAACTACCCTTCCCAGGATCTATTGCTAAAATCTTATTTAAACTGATTAATCGCCCAACAATGTACAGTCAGCTATTTGAAGATCTAGAAGTAAAATCAACCAAATTAAAAGACGTCCTTAACTGGACGGCACCAAAATCAATTGCGCAAAACATGGCAGAATTAAAAGAGACAAAACAATGATAAGAATATTCGACTTCCTATTTTCATTCTTTGGCCTGATATGCTTATCGCCAGTGCTAGTCATAGTGACTATCTCGGGTTACTTTGACACAGGTTCCCCTATTTTTATGCAAACTAGAATGGGCAAAAACAAAAAGCCATTTACCCTAATAAAATTTCGCACCATGAATGTAGAGACGAAATCAGTCGCTAGCCATCTTGCAAGCAGCAGTTCCATTACAAAGTTTGGGCAGTTTTTAAGAAAAACTAAACTCGATGAACTACCGCAATTGATCAACGTATTGAAAGGTGAAATGAGCCTGGTTGGTCCAAGACCGAACCTTATGACACAAGACGACCTTATCCAAGAAAGAGAGTCTCGAGGTGTTTACTTAATACTGCCTGGCGTTACAGGGCTTGCTCAGGTTAATAATATTGATATGTCTACGCCTCAACACTTAGCTGAGACGGACAAGAAAATGATTGAGGAAATGTCTGTAAATAATTACTTTAAGTTTATTATTATGACGGCTACGGGCAAAGGGACTGGTGATGCGATAAAATAAGCCAAGAGTAATATGCAATATCACTCTTTATTCAATCAATTTCGTGGATCAAATTTCTTCATGAAGAAATATAACTTGTGCTGAACAACACTAGGTAAAAATGACCTAAAAAAAGGATAAAAACACATGATAGATTTAACAAAACCTAACCTCAATGACATAGTCCCTTTAAACCCAATTATGCCTTGCTGAAACGCAATCTTAGGATTTTGTCTTTTGTTCGTATCTCGGTCATATCGATAAGCAATCAACGGCTTATCAATATTTTTAAAGGTACCACCTTGCTTTGCTACTCTAAACCAAAGTTCATAGTCTTGTCGGCGCTTCAAATTAGGGTTGTAAGCACCGACATTAACGATAATTATTTTTCGATACATTACACTTGGGTGTAATAGTGGACAACACCAAAGTTCTTTATAAATATCGTTGTTATTTATGGGATTAGAACGAATCCCTTGGAAGTTTCCGCTGAAATCAATCAATTGTGCAAAACTACCAACAACATCTGCTTCAGGATTGTTTAAAAAATATTGTTCTTGTATTTCAAGCCGATCTGAACGGCAATAATCATCTGTATCTAAACGAGCGATTAGCTCCCCCTTACAAACTTTTAAACCGGCGTTAAGAGCCTTAGCTAAGCCTACGTTTTGCTCTAATTTTACCAATTTAATATTAAGTTTCTTTTCAAATCGATACACTAAATTTTCTAGCTTCTCAGGAATAAAGCCATCAAATACAATAACGACTTCATCCGCTAAGCGAGTTTGCTTTTGCAAACTCATCAAACATTCCTCAAGAAAGACGTCGGACTCTTTTTCGTAAAGTGACATTAATACAGATATAGAGGGCATAGAATACTTAATCTCTTAATATAATTACTAAATTTTTGACTTAATTCGATAAAGCTGACGTTTACCATTAAAAACAGAGTCAAAATAAACAAATCGACCATCAATTGACAGTCGCGGATGTAGGTCACAACGAGTTTCTCCCTTGTAACTAAACCCGTGGAAAAACTCACCCAAAATCCTTACCTCTTCAGTTTTCCAATTACAAAGTATCAAATATTGCATTCGCGCTTTGTCTGGATAGGTATCTGTAATGAACCAATCACCGACCACATGCGGATGTCCATCTCCAAACTTGTCGAGTTTACCCTCTGCAAAATGACTAAATGCTCCTGAGCAAACATCGATTAACCAATAAGCATCCTTATCGTTAGGACCTCTCATAAAACCTAGAATCGTATTTTCATTAATCCAGAAACAATGACTAACCATGCCATGCTTCGCCAATGTTTTTATTTCGCTTCCATCATTTTTTGCAAGCATCAAACGATCAACACGGCGTTTCCCTACATAGTATCTGTGTAAAAAAATGAACTGTTTACCAGATGGCGAAATCATAACGTGATTCAATTTATGAATCGTGTCATCGAAATCAGAAGCTTTCTCTATCTCTTTCACATTATCTATGGTGATTAATAATTGACTACTTCCTGTATCTATATCTATCTTCCAAATACCATCATCGTGACAATTTTCGAGTTCATCTTTACTTAAGACTTCTAGGTTCCGATATCCGTAGTCAGGTCTTAACGCCATGAGTCGGCGATAATTAATTGAAAGGAAATAATTAGCCATAAAACTATCTTGAACAGGATATTCAAACCTACAAATTTGCATTTTCTTTGAAACAGAGTAAACACGACTTACATACTTCCCAGTTACTGTATCAAAATCATTAAATATAAATCGATCACCATCTAACCAATGTGCACGTGTACCTTGTTGCCAATTATAAGCACAACTATCAACCTCTAGGATAAGTTCGTCAGACGCATTATAAACACAAAGTTTAATCGAAACGTCTGCTCTCGGTAAATTACTAGTATTGCCAGAGGCCTTATGAACTAAAGTATAACCGTTTGAGGATCTTGGAGACTTATCAAAATATCCAAAAAAGGTTTCTCCCTTGGTATCTTGGGCAATCCTTTCGATAATCATATCAGATTTATACTTATGACTTTTCTTATGCTTTAGATACATCAGTCTCGAATAACTATCTTTGGCAAATTGCTTAATAAATGGAACTCGCGCAAGTACTCTCGCGATAGCACGCTCTAAAGGGTTATATGAATCACTCATTATTTATTCTTCTCTGACTAAAGTTAATTTGATACCAGTTCTTTATATAATTTTTGATAATTTTCAGACATAGTTTTAGCTGAAAAAACTGTATTCGACAATTCCTTCGCATTTTCCCGGTATTCCTCAGGAAGAACAGTTTTGATTTCCGATAACAAAGATGAAAGTGCTATTGGTCCACTTGAAAGATCAAACACTGTTGCACATTTAGGCAACTCAACAGAAATTTCCTCATGTGAAGGAATATCTGATAATAGACTTGGTAGTCCAGCAGCTAACCCTTCTAATACGGTATTGGGAAGTCCTTCTGAAAGAGAGGACGATAAAAAGTAATCTGCACTACAAAGGTAGTCGCGTACGTTATTTACAGAGCCTTTAATATATATACGCTCAGATTTAGCTAGCATTTTTAATTTTTCTTCCTCGTCGCCACCTCCGAGGATAACTAAACTACCTTTGTTATCTTTTGCGTAATGATCAAATGCTTCTATCAGGAACGCCATATTTTTACGTGAAATTAAACTACCTACGCTAATAAATAGTGGTTTCTCAAAATCACCAATCTGGCGATCAGAAGTCATATTAATAGCTTCAGGATGAACACCATTCTGAACAGGCTGAGCATCAACCCCATGCTTAGCAAGTTGAGCAGCAATTGTTTTTGAACACGCTACCACTGTTGAGCAATTTTGCATTGCTAAAAAGTGTGAACGTGCCATTAAATTCCCTTTTAAATAACCAAATTTCATCGGGTAATCATCATAGGGATAATTTCTAGAAGTCAATAGCCAAGGTATATTTAAATTAAGTTTTGACAGTAATGAATCAGCCCTAATACCTTGCGTATGAATAACCGATGATTTATGCTTTTTTATAAAGTTAAAAAGCATTGACTTAGCATATAATAGCCCCTTTAATCTTGATAGGCCTAAACTTTGAACTTCGATATTCAAATTATCATATTTAAATTTCAAGCTATCACTGGACTCAGGAGATAGAGTTAATACTGTTGGTTCAAAAATATCAAAATCTAAATTTCGGATAATATTGAGAAGTTGATTAGTTGGTCCTGATCTTGCGAGACTACTAACTATATATAATATTTTAATTTTATTCAATTTTTTCTCCAAAAATCATAAGGTTACAGTAAAATGGAGCAAGTTTATGCGATCTTTTTTCTTATCAGAGTTTTTAGGTGAAATACTATATAAATACTAAACATTACAGTAAACACCATGAAGAATTCAAAATAACTCGTCCACGTTAAGTCATATACTAATTTTAAAGTTAATAAAACTGAAGCTAACTTCCACAAATAATAATTATCATCACTCAACATCAGTACTTTTTTCTTATTTTTTAATAACCAAATTAGACTATAAATTATCGGAAAATAATATACTATGAATAATGGGATTCCACCGCTAGTTAAAATATCCAAATAGGTATTATGCAAAAAAGTTCCAACTCCGCGATTTGGCCAAATAACAAAATTCTTAGCATTATTTAACCCCACACCTACCCATTTATGTTGACTAAACAGGTCAAAACCATGCTGAAAAATGTATACACGAAGATAAGCACTTTCACTAACTCTCAATGAATCAATGTTCCCAGAAATAGCCATAAAAAACCGATCGATACGTGCACTTATTGGATTATCTATTAACAACAAAATTATTAATGTTATTACCAATGTAATACATATAATACAACGCTGCCTAAAAGGTAACTTTATTAATAAAAATAGACAAAGAACTAAAAGACCTAATAACCCTGTAATCGATTTAGAAATGAGAATCATTACCGCACATGAAATTAGTCCAAAGTAAATAACCATCTTATAAAGTTTCTTTGGATTTATATGCATTTGAGCAATTGAAAATGCCATAACCAAACAAGTTGTAATCGAAAACACATTTCGATCATGAAATACTCCAGAAAAATCACCTTTCATAGGTTTATATATACCTAAAAAGAATAATATTAATAAAACCAAGTTAACAAAGCACCAAAGAAAAAGCATCTGAACTGAATATTTTGTCATATTTACTCTGCTTTTAATGATAACTTCCGATATAAATATCGAAACCGTCATATAAAATGAGCTAATATATAATATTTTCATGTGTTCAGATCTGTCATAAGCAAATACTGAAAGTAATATACATAAAATCACCCAAGCAATAACCAACGATAGGGATTTTATTAAGGAACGAGTTAATTTACCGCGATATAACGTAACGCATACGAACAAACCAGTCGCCATTAAGCCCGAAATCCAACTAAGGTAAAACACATAATGAGTTTCAAAAGATCTGTAGGTAAGTAAGACTATAAATAAGCATAGTCCCATCAAAGTACCTATTAAACGAGAATAAAGTATCAATCTTTCCTACCTGATTGTTTGAAATATCTAACTATTTTTTACCGAAAAATGATGCTTTAAGCTTACATCTTTCGTTTCAATGCTTCATGGTAAAGTCTAGTATGTATATAAGCTTTTGCCTGTGACATTGAGTCTTTAAAGGTACGTGACGGTAAGTCTGTTTGACTTTGTTTGATATCGTATATATCCACAAACTGTGCAAGAGAAGCTAACCATGCCATCTTTTCATCTAAACGATCTGCTTTAGCATAACTATTTTTAGACCAATACCTAATCCACATTTTAAGTGAAGAATTATTAAAGATACCTAAACTCTGCAAAGCACCACTACTGATACTATCTATCACTTGAGAGCGAAGTTCAGTCCTTAACCATAGCCCGTAACGATTGTTAAGTGGAAGATTATTATCTTCAATTAAAGCACTTTTCTGATTATATTTTTTTCCAGTACGAGCCCATGGTATGCTTTGCAAAATATGAGGTAATTTATTTAGCAAATGCTCGTAAACATCATCGGTTCGACACTCTGAAGCTAAAGACCACATATAACCAAACGACTTAGGAGCAGTAAACATCTGATATAATGGGATCTCATCATCAATTACTTCCATACAAGAATTAAGCTGTCTGCGCATATAGTGCATCTGCATCTCGATCTCACGGTAAGCCATCTCACTTAGTGCAGGGAAACGAGCTCTAGACTCATTCAAGTCACATTGAATATTTGAAAGCGCAATACTTTCAACATCTTTAAGAAGAAAAGAAAAATGATGTAAGTGTTTTTCTAGAATACTGGGAAGTCTATCGGTACGTCTACCAGAATACTCTCCTCGCCCTATGCTATCACCGTAACTACCAGCAAGAATCCCATCAATGCCTTTGGTTTGAGATACCAATTCCATTGCATGTAAATGAACGGGGGAATACTCTGCACCACGTAACGCAGCAAGCTTAATATTTAAAGATAAAACCTCAGAATTTAACTCAAAATATCTAAAATCCCAATTAAATTCTGTAGCAATACGCTCGGCATATACCACATCGCGACTTTCTGGAATACCCCAAGTGAGAGCAGTAACTTTTCCGCTGTATTCACCTGACTCTTGAAGAAGCTTAACAATCCCTGCGACGATACGACTATCCATACCACCGCTAAGTAGGATGCCAACATTATGTTTATCGCATATAAATTGTAGCACTTCTTCTTTTAATTTTTCATGTAACGTATTTGCCGCCTTAGATGGGTCAACCCTATTGTGACCATGTACTGGCAATTCAGATTTAACCCAGCAACTGCCATCATCTGACAATCTTGACATCCAAGGTGTTCTTTCAATACCTTGAATCAAAGTTCTATCACCAATAGCATAATTTTTCATCAAAATGCTGAGTATTGCAGTCTCATCAACCTGATTTATAGAGCTAATATTACCATTCAAAACATCACGAATTGATTTATGAGCTTCGAAGCTACCTGCTTTGTGATAATACGATCTCGAACCTAAGCAGTCATAGTATTCAAACATTTACGTTTCCTAACTTTCTTCGTTTACTAATTCTATATATTTGTCAACTACGGCTTGAACACTAAATTCTGTTGCCCTAACCAAAGTATCTTTCGATTGGTGTGATTCTAGTGTATTAAGAATGGCGAATGAAAGCCTTTTAATATCACTTGGTGGAACCAATTTACCCCATTTTCCATTTTCCAAAATCTCTGCTGGGCCAGAAGGACAATCGGTACTCACTACAGGAATATTAAGAGCTAATGCTTCTACAAGAACATTCCCAAAACCTTCAAATATTGAAGACAATACAAATAAATCTGCTTTTGCTAAGTATTTATACGGATTTAACTCAAAACCATGCAGTGATACGACCTCAGAAAGCCCTAAACTACTAATCAAACTCAGAAGATCTTCACGGAGTGGTCCCTCACCAAGAATAAATAACCTTGCGTTTATATTAACGTCATAAACAAACTTAAAAGCATGTATCAGAGTTTTATAGTCCTTTTGAATAGAGAGTCTACCCAAGGAAACGATAGTTTTATATCCTTTACCAAACCAAGGATGCTCAACTACTTCAATACCAAGTTTATGTATTTGTTCTGTATAAGCCGGATTATACATGACGTTTAAACTCTCTGGTTTAATAGAAAAGTTAGTTATCATATCATCCGCAACACCTTTTGAAACACAGGTAATTTTACCTACATTTCGTGATAACAATGGATAACAAATCGGTAAAAGAGTCGATATAAAGCCCTTATTATTCTTCTTAGAATTTGAAAGGCTAATTACTACCCTCCAAAATATTGTAGTTTTTGTAAACGAAAGCATCTTTGCAATTGCCAGTACCCAGTTTGGCATATGTAATGTACTAAGAATGAACAAAGGCTTAGCCTGCCTCATATAACGAATTAATACACTTATGTCGGCTAAATAAGTTTTATCTATTATAATCGAATTTACATTTTTAGAAACAAGACTTCTTAGTGGCCCGACATCTCTATGCACCAGCAAA from Vibrio neonatus includes these protein-coding regions:
- a CDS encoding NAD-dependent epimerase/dehydratase family protein is translated as MYKYLVTGANGFVGSALMERLSDQAVAAVRTTSNSTFINTKHIDDINSNTDWSDCLEGIDVVVHLAGIASKSGYSSNEYNEINNLGTVKLAKDAAENGVKRFVFVSTIAVMGLTGTFTEESEVKPQNDYAKSKLAAEQGLHQLASETNMEIVILRPTLVYGAGAKGNFVVLQKLTERLPVLPFAMTNNKRSFISRENLVDLIITCATKNEAAGQTFLASEGPALSTKEFTNAIAKGLNSRVTQLPFPGSIAKILFKLINRPTMYSQLFEDLEVKSTKLKDVLNWTAPKSIAQNMAELKETKQ
- a CDS encoding sugar transferase, which codes for MIRIFDFLFSFFGLICLSPVLVIVTISGYFDTGSPIFMQTRMGKNKKPFTLIKFRTMNVETKSVASHLASSSSITKFGQFLRKTKLDELPQLINVLKGEMSLVGPRPNLMTQDDLIQERESRGVYLILPGVTGLAQVNNIDMSTPQHLAETDKKMIEEMSVNNYFKFIIMTATGKGTGDAIK
- a CDS encoding glycosyltransferase is translated as MSLQKQTRLADEVVIVFDGFIPEKLENLVYRFEKKLNIKLVKLEQNVGLAKALNAGLKVCKGELIARLDTDDYCRSDRLEIQEQYFLNNPEADVVGSFAQLIDFSGNFQGIRSNPINNNDIYKELWCCPLLHPSVMYRKIIIVNVGAYNPNLKRRQDYELWFRVAKQGGTFKNIDKPLIAYRYDRDTNKRQNPKIAFQQGIIGFKGTMSLRLGFVKSIMCFYPFFRSFLPSVVQHKLYFFMKKFDPRN
- a CDS encoding glycosyl transferase, whose amino-acid sequence is MSDSYNPLERAIARVLARVPFIKQFAKDSYSRLMYLKHKKSHKYKSDMIIERIAQDTKGETFFGYFDKSPRSSNGYTLVHKASGNTSNLPRADVSIKLCVYNASDELILEVDSCAYNWQQGTRAHWLDGDRFIFNDFDTVTGKYVSRVYSVSKKMQICRFEYPVQDSFMANYFLSINYRRLMALRPDYGYRNLEVLSKDELENCHDDGIWKIDIDTGSSQLLITIDNVKEIEKASDFDDTIHKLNHVMISPSGKQFIFLHRYYVGKRRVDRLMLAKNDGSEIKTLAKHGMVSHCFWINENTILGFMRGPNDKDAYWLIDVCSGAFSHFAEGKLDKFGDGHPHVVGDWFITDTYPDKARMQYLILCNWKTEEVRILGEFFHGFSYKGETRCDLHPRLSIDGRFVYFDSVFNGKRQLYRIKSKI
- a CDS encoding glycosyltransferase, which produces MNKIKILYIVSSLARSGPTNQLLNIIRNLDFDIFEPTVLTLSPESSDSLKFKYDNLNIEVQSLGLSRLKGLLYAKSMLFNFIKKHKSSVIHTQGIRADSLLSKLNLNIPWLLTSRNYPYDDYPMKFGYLKGNLMARSHFLAMQNCSTVVACSKTIAAQLAKHGVDAQPVQNGVHPEAINMTSDRQIGDFEKPLFISVGSLISRKNMAFLIEAFDHYAKDNKGSLVILGGGDEEEKLKMLAKSERIYIKGSVNNVRDYLCSADYFLSSSLSEGLPNTVLEGLAAGLPSLLSDIPSHEEISVELPKCATVFDLSSGPIALSSLLSEIKTVLPEEYRENAKELSNTVFSAKTMSENYQKLYKELVSN
- a CDS encoding O-antigen ligase family protein, with protein sequence MTKYSVQMLFLWCFVNLVLLILFFLGIYKPMKGDFSGVFHDRNVFSITTCLVMAFSIAQMHINPKKLYKMVIYFGLISCAVMILISKSITGLLGLLVLCLFLLIKLPFRQRCIICITLVITLIILLLIDNPISARIDRFFMAISGNIDSLRVSESAYLRVYIFQHGFDLFSQHKWVGVGLNNAKNFVIWPNRGVGTFLHNTYLDILTSGGIPLFIVYYFPIIYSLIWLLKNKKKVLMLSDDNYYLWKLASVLLTLKLVYDLTWTSYFEFFMVFTVMFSIYIVFHLKTLIRKKIA
- a CDS encoding asparagine synthase-related protein, which codes for MFEYYDCLGSRSYYHKAGSFEAHKSIRDVLNGNISSINQVDETAILSILMKNYAIGDRTLIQGIERTPWMSRLSDDGSCWVKSELPVHGHNRVDPSKAANTLHEKLKEEVLQFICDKHNVGILLSGGMDSRIVAGIVKLLQESGEYSGKVTALTWGIPESRDVVYAERIATEFNWDFRYFELNSEVLSLNIKLAALRGAEYSPVHLHAMELVSQTKGIDGILAGSYGDSIGRGEYSGRRTDRLPSILEKHLHHFSFLLKDVESIALSNIQCDLNESRARFPALSEMAYREIEMQMHYMRRQLNSCMEVIDDEIPLYQMFTAPKSFGYMWSLASECRTDDVYEHLLNKLPHILQSIPWARTGKKYNQKSALIEDNNLPLNNRYGLWLRTELRSQVIDSISSGALQSLGIFNNSSLKMWIRYWSKNSYAKADRLDEKMAWLASLAQFVDIYDIKQSQTDLPSRTFKDSMSQAKAYIHTRLYHEALKRKM
- a CDS encoding glycosyltransferase, whose amino-acid sequence is MSYSGGGAERELIYLANEFSRRGYAVDLLVHRDVGPLRSLVSKNVNSIIIDKTYLADISVLIRYMRQAKPLFILSTLHMPNWVLAIAKMLSFTKTTIFWRVVISLSNSKKNNKGFISTLLPICYPLLSRNVGKITCVSKGVADDMITNFSIKPESLNVMYNPAYTEQIHKLGIEVVEHPWFGKGYKTIVSLGRLSIQKDYKTLIHAFKFVYDVNINARLFILGEGPLREDLLSLISSLGLSEVVSLHGFELNPYKYLAKADLFVLSSIFEGFGNVLVEALALNIPVVSTDCPSGPAEILENGKWGKLVPPSDIKRLSFAILNTLESHQSKDTLVRATEFSVQAVVDKYIELVNEES